A part of Microaerobacter geothermalis genomic DNA contains:
- the sigI gene encoding RNA polymerase sigma-I factor: protein MLFSLFKFQFTTRDTEEKTLEELVMEIQIHQMDELRNHLLQKYRSFISKSVSRVCQRYIDPSVDDEFSVGLEAFNEAISQYSPEKGKSFLTFADMVIKRRVIDYIRKECKYDQSISLFHQEGEEGEEYRPYEIRAAILQYQMDSDTVKRKEEIFLLQEKLKDYGVSFMDLVDEAPRHVDARQNAFSIAKLLVEDHSLKQTFLHKKRLPLKELTKKVELSRKTIERNRKYITALALIQIGDFPYLRSYLTGLERS, encoded by the coding sequence ATGCTGTTTAGCTTATTTAAATTTCAGTTTACCACCAGGGATACGGAAGAAAAAACCCTTGAAGAATTGGTAATGGAGATACAGATTCATCAGATGGATGAGCTGAGGAATCATCTGCTCCAGAAATACCGCTCATTTATAAGTAAAAGCGTATCAAGGGTATGTCAACGTTATATTGATCCTTCCGTTGATGATGAGTTTAGCGTTGGCCTTGAAGCTTTTAACGAGGCCATTTCCCAATATTCACCGGAAAAAGGGAAATCTTTTTTAACCTTTGCAGATATGGTAATCAAAAGACGAGTCATTGATTACATACGGAAGGAATGTAAATACGATCAATCCATCTCCCTATTTCATCAGGAAGGAGAAGAAGGGGAAGAATATCGTCCCTATGAGATTCGAGCGGCAATCCTTCAATATCAGATGGATAGTGATACGGTTAAAAGAAAGGAAGAAATTTTTCTCCTCCAGGAGAAATTAAAGGATTATGGTGTTTCTTTTATGGATCTGGTGGATGAAGCCCCTAGACATGTGGATGCTAGACAAAATGCCTTTAGTATTGCGAAATTATTAGTTGAGGATCACTCATTGAAGCAAACGTTTCTTCATAAAAAGCGTTTGCCATTAAAAGAGTTAACGAAAAAAGTAGAACTAAGTAGAAAAACCATTGAAAGGAATCGAAAGTATATAACAGCACTGGCACTCATTCAGATAGGAGACTTTCCATATTTAAGATCCTATCTGACAGGTCTGGAAAGAAGCTAG
- a CDS encoding anti-sigma factor domain-containing protein, with the protein MKKGIVMQLGTRSMVIMTPDGEFLKVRRRNQDIQVGEEIIVHPPSVKLKAMPMLVASIVFILLFIPFFLLQQNPVYAYVSLDINPSVELGVDKEKRVTEVIAYNEDGERLVDQLNQGEWKGESLELVATQLIQFAKDMGYLKGEGEILVTTTLVASDENSIQFANDIEDQLSDKLEKENIQLSLIRSESKWREEAKNQEVSPGKYAIYLMAKESGIEVSLDSIKEKTIADLAKESNGIGKLIKEHKIKEKRQENREKGNQKGDDNDKEEKTEKLTDEIFNRVEDGVKKKAEEVNEKEKEKEKEIEKKTGDIGKGIFKGKEEEKEEKEKEEKEKEEKEKEEKEKEEKEKEEKEKEEKKENKENKENKENKENERELKYLEKNEKDDDESQFKGKKEEKDKENGKVDED; encoded by the coding sequence ATGAAAAAGGGTATTGTCATGCAATTAGGAACAAGATCAATGGTCATTATGACACCTGATGGAGAATTTTTAAAGGTGCGTCGCAGAAACCAGGATATACAAGTAGGAGAAGAAATTATTGTTCACCCCCCTTCCGTCAAGCTGAAAGCGATGCCGATGCTGGTAGCCAGTATTGTTTTCATTTTGCTATTTATTCCATTCTTTTTACTTCAACAAAATCCGGTTTATGCCTATGTGTCACTGGATATTAATCCGAGTGTTGAGTTAGGTGTAGATAAAGAGAAAAGAGTAACAGAAGTTATTGCCTATAATGAAGACGGGGAGAGATTGGTAGATCAGCTGAATCAGGGAGAGTGGAAAGGAGAATCATTGGAACTAGTTGCCACTCAACTGATTCAGTTTGCTAAGGACATGGGATATCTCAAAGGGGAAGGAGAAATTCTCGTAACTACTACCTTGGTTGCATCAGATGAAAATAGTATTCAGTTTGCCAACGACATTGAAGATCAGCTTTCAGATAAACTGGAAAAAGAAAATATTCAGCTTTCGTTGATCAGAAGCGAATCCAAATGGAGGGAAGAGGCGAAAAATCAGGAAGTGTCTCCAGGAAAATATGCCATCTATTTAATGGCTAAGGAAAGCGGAATCGAAGTTTCCCTTGATTCGATAAAAGAGAAAACCATCGCTGATCTTGCCAAAGAATCAAATGGTATTGGCAAGTTAATAAAGGAACATAAAATAAAAGAAAAACGGCAGGAGAATCGGGAGAAAGGCAACCAAAAGGGAGACGATAATGATAAAGAAGAAAAAACTGAGAAACTAACAGATGAAATTTTTAATAGGGTAGAGGATGGAGTAAAGAAAAAGGCAGAAGAAGTAAATGAAAAGGAAAAAGAAAAGGAAAAGGAAATCGAAAAAAAGACAGGTGACATCGGCAAAGGAATCTTCAAGGGTAAAGAAGAAGAGAAAGAGGAGAAAGAGAAAGAGGAGAAAGAGAAAGAGGAGAAAGAGAAAGAGGAGAAAGAGAAAGAGGAGAAAGAGAAAGAGGAGAAAGAGAAAGAGGAGAAAAAGGAAAATAAGGAAAATAAGGAAAATAAGGAAAATAAGGAAAATGAAAGAGAACTAAAGTATCTAGAAAAAAATGAAAAGGATGACGATGAAAGTCAGTTTAAAGGGAAAAAGGAAGAAAAAGATAAAGAAAACGGAAAAGTAGATGAAGATTAA
- a CDS encoding tetratricopeptide repeat protein yields MNPISHDEMVNQLAERAEKLVGRFLPNDTFRKFSQPNTRMMVAVMALRYHHHDLAYDIFHTIAVEGPKEDQNEHFAYVRSLAEMAEINGSRGNYELAIQQMEEAISQYPPQMGYMMSIEHLKVYLCDYYFHKGEQEKAITMCKRLIEEKKEEFYSYSSQEEAKSTVGPSLCYAIHQLALFYRQMEWWQEALAWMKELYLFALQINYELWDKAEDKENSGERKEAFDMYQEAISY; encoded by the coding sequence ATGAATCCGATCTCACATGATGAAATGGTGAATCAATTGGCTGAACGTGCCGAAAAATTAGTAGGACGATTTCTTCCAAATGATACATTTCGCAAGTTTTCCCAACCCAATACTCGGATGATGGTGGCTGTCATGGCCCTCAGATATCATCATCATGACTTGGCTTATGATATCTTTCATACCATTGCCGTTGAAGGACCTAAGGAAGATCAAAATGAGCATTTTGCCTATGTCCGTTCCTTGGCAGAAATGGCCGAAATCAACGGCTCAAGAGGAAATTATGAATTGGCGATCCAACAAATGGAGGAGGCCATTTCCCAATATCCGCCGCAAATGGGATATATGATGAGTATTGAGCATCTCAAGGTGTACTTGTGCGACTATTATTTTCACAAGGGTGAACAAGAAAAGGCGATTACCATGTGTAAAAGGCTGATTGAGGAAAAGAAGGAAGAATTTTATTCTTATTCATCACAAGAAGAAGCGAAATCAACGGTTGGACCTTCCCTGTGTTATGCCATTCATCAATTGGCACTGTTTTATCGCCAAATGGAATGGTGGCAAGAAGCCCTTGCTTGGATGAAAGAGCTTTATTTATTTGCATTACAGATCAATTATGAATTATGGGATAAGGCTGAAGACAAAGAAAATTCGGGAGAAAGAAAAGAGGCTTTTGACATGTATCAAGAAGCAATTTCCTATTGA
- a CDS encoding methionine ABC transporter ATP-binding protein, with product MIRIKKLEKVFSSGKKQVKALSDINLEVQKGEIFGVIGYSGAGKSTLIRTINMLEPPTSGSIQVSNVEMTRLSVRDLRKARQEIGMIFQHFNLLWSRTVKENIAFPLEIAGVSKENIEKRVNELVELVGLKERADAYPSELSGGQKQRVGIARALANHPKVLLCDEATSALDPKTTDSILDLLKEINEKLGLTIVLITHEMHVIQKICDRVAVIENGKIVEMGTVLEVFSHPKTEIAKRFVKQVTEPDDTLEQLHDWEELLKDGSLVKLSFLGDSAERPLINRLIKKFDVEVNILHGHVNRIQGNSYGTLFLQLIGPEEEQKKAIRFLREEKVEVEHLAQKGGE from the coding sequence ATGATAAGGATTAAGAAATTGGAAAAAGTCTTTTCATCGGGAAAAAAGCAGGTGAAAGCCTTATCTGATATCAATCTTGAAGTTCAAAAGGGAGAAATATTTGGAGTGATTGGTTACAGCGGTGCAGGAAAAAGCACATTGATCAGGACGATCAATATGCTTGAGCCACCTACCTCTGGGAGCATTCAAGTGTCTAATGTGGAAATGACTCGGCTTTCAGTCCGTGACTTGCGGAAAGCCCGGCAGGAAATCGGAATGATCTTTCAGCATTTTAATTTGCTTTGGTCTAGAACGGTGAAGGAAAATATCGCTTTTCCTTTGGAGATTGCCGGAGTTTCTAAGGAGAATATTGAGAAAAGGGTGAATGAGTTGGTTGAATTGGTGGGCCTAAAAGAAAGGGCAGATGCTTATCCCTCTGAGCTAAGCGGTGGACAGAAACAAAGGGTAGGCATTGCAAGGGCTCTTGCCAATCATCCGAAGGTTTTGCTTTGTGATGAAGCCACTTCAGCTTTAGATCCGAAAACGACCGATTCTATTCTAGATTTGTTAAAAGAAATTAATGAAAAATTGGGGCTAACCATTGTTCTCATTACCCATGAAATGCACGTGATCCAAAAAATTTGTGACCGGGTCGCGGTAATTGAAAATGGGAAAATCGTTGAGATGGGAACGGTCCTTGAGGTTTTCAGCCATCCAAAAACAGAAATCGCAAAACGTTTTGTAAAACAGGTGACAGAACCGGATGATACATTGGAACAACTTCATGATTGGGAAGAACTGTTAAAGGATGGTTCTCTGGTGAAGCTGTCATTTCTTGGGGACTCGGCAGAAAGGCCGCTCATAAATCGTTTAATTAAAAAGTTTGATGTAGAAGTTAATATTCTTCATGGACATGTCAACCGGATACAAGGAAATTCCTATGGTACTTTGTTCCTGCAGTTGATCGGTCCGGAAGAGGAACAGAAGAAAGCCATTCGCTTTCTCCGTGAAGAGAAGGTGGAAGTGGAACATCTGGCCCAGAAGGGAGGGGAATAG
- a CDS encoding methionine ABC transporter permease, whose translation MEWITGYFQNVMTNWDGVLLATGETLYMVIVSLFFASLLGIPLGVLLVITSPGYMVPIKWLNSILGTVVNIFRSVPYIVLILWVIPISRMLIGTSIGPTAALFSLILGSAPFLARLVETSIREVDKGVIEAAQSMGANNWQIIRKVLIPEALPAIISSITVTSVGLVGYSAFAGIIGAGGLGSMAYNLGYNSFQGDILLVTTILLVLIVQLFQSIGDWLSRLVDKR comes from the coding sequence ATGGAATGGATCACAGGATATTTTCAGAATGTGATGACCAATTGGGATGGAGTTCTTCTAGCGACAGGGGAAACTTTATACATGGTGATTGTTTCTCTATTCTTTGCTTCCCTTCTTGGAATCCCTTTAGGAGTTTTGCTGGTTATTACTAGTCCCGGATATATGGTGCCGATTAAATGGTTAAATTCCATTCTTGGTACGGTGGTTAATATTTTCCGTTCGGTTCCCTATATCGTTCTGATTTTGTGGGTCATTCCCATTTCAAGGATGTTAATTGGAACATCCATTGGACCGACTGCCGCTCTCTTTTCGCTTATTTTAGGCTCTGCCCCTTTTTTGGCAAGACTGGTAGAAACGTCCATTCGGGAGGTGGATAAAGGTGTCATCGAAGCGGCTCAATCCATGGGGGCGAACAATTGGCAAATTATACGAAAGGTGTTGATACCGGAAGCCCTTCCGGCGATTATCTCCAGCATTACCGTTACTTCTGTGGGGCTGGTCGGTTATTCTGCCTTCGCTGGAATTATCGGTGCTGGCGGTTTGGGAAGTATGGCCTACAATTTGGGATACAACTCATTCCAGGGAGATATTTTGTTGGTAACAACCATTCTGTTGGTTTTGATTGTTCAGTTGTTTCAATCCATTGGTGATTGGCTTTCCCGCTTAGTGGATAAGCGATAA
- a CDS encoding MetQ/NlpA family ABC transporter substrate-binding protein → MKKFGILAVLVLALTVVLAGCGGKEEVLKVGATAVPHAEVLNEVVKPALEKEGIKLEVVVLQDYVTPNTMLAEKELDANYFQHIPWLENTNKEKGLNLIPLVGVHIEPMGAYSNKEKAYQSIDELPNGATVAVTNSSSEIGRVLALLEANGLIKLKDGVGINGQLTDIVENPKNLKFTQLDPAMLPRAIEDPKVDLAVINTNFALQANLVPAKDALILEDADSPYVNVLAIRPDNKEDARIQKLAEVLLSEEVKTFIEEKYAGAVVPAQKKYE, encoded by the coding sequence ATGAAAAAGTTTGGTATACTCGCTGTATTGGTACTTGCATTAACCGTTGTTTTAGCTGGTTGTGGAGGAAAAGAGGAAGTTTTGAAAGTTGGAGCCACTGCGGTTCCCCATGCGGAAGTATTGAATGAAGTGGTAAAACCGGCATTGGAGAAAGAGGGAATTAAGTTAGAAGTGGTTGTTTTGCAGGATTATGTGACACCAAATACCATGCTGGCCGAGAAAGAATTGGATGCAAACTACTTCCAGCACATTCCTTGGTTGGAAAATACAAATAAGGAGAAGGGATTAAATCTAATTCCTCTTGTAGGTGTTCATATTGAACCAATGGGTGCGTATTCCAATAAGGAAAAAGCCTATCAGTCCATTGATGAACTTCCGAACGGTGCAACAGTTGCCGTTACAAACAGCTCCAGTGAAATTGGTCGTGTTCTCGCGCTATTGGAAGCCAATGGTTTGATTAAACTAAAGGATGGAGTAGGAATTAACGGTCAGTTAACAGATATTGTTGAAAATCCAAAGAATCTAAAGTTTACCCAGCTTGATCCGGCTATGCTTCCCCGTGCCATTGAAGATCCGAAGGTTGATCTGGCGGTCATTAATACCAATTTTGCCCTTCAGGCTAATTTGGTACCAGCCAAGGATGCTCTCATTCTGGAAGATGCAGATTCTCCCTATGTCAATGTCTTAGCTATACGTCCAGACAACAAAGAAGATGCCCGCATCCAGAAGCTGGCTGAAGTTTTGTTATCTGAGGAAGTAAAAACTTTTATCGAAGAAAAATATGCTGGCGCAGTTGTTCCTGCCCAAAAGAAATACGAATAG
- a CDS encoding flavin reductase family protein: MLQIAKEGTSCYLPNLVAVVTSQYEGEENMMAASWYSQVSAHPLRFGVAISKERYTYSLVKQSGAFAINFLPYSHSHWIKISGTISKRDQDKLTSQSIDLISGEKTGVPILAQSFLAYECRVHQMIPCGDHDWFVGDIITTYWQPDCFNEYGSVNLNHLHYPLHLGGFHFLNLKQVNQLKSD; encoded by the coding sequence ATGCTGCAGATCGCAAAGGAAGGAACATCCTGTTATTTGCCCAATTTGGTGGCTGTCGTGACCAGTCAATATGAAGGGGAAGAAAACATGATGGCAGCCTCGTGGTATTCACAAGTGTCAGCCCATCCCTTACGGTTTGGAGTAGCCATCTCCAAGGAGAGATATACCTATTCTCTTGTCAAGCAATCGGGAGCTTTTGCCATTAATTTTTTACCGTACTCCCATTCCCATTGGATAAAAATCAGCGGAACCATATCGAAAAGAGATCAAGACAAACTAACATCTCAATCCATCGACCTGATTTCAGGGGAAAAGACAGGAGTCCCTATTCTCGCCCAATCCTTTTTAGCGTATGAATGCCGTGTTCACCAAATGATTCCCTGCGGGGACCATGACTGGTTTGTTGGGGATATCATCACAACCTATTGGCAGCCTGATTGTTTTAATGAATATGGATCGGTTAATCTTAACCATCTTCACTATCCGTTGCATTTAGGTGGATTTCATTTTTTGAATTTAAAGCAGGTTAATCAGCTCAAATCAGATTGA
- a CDS encoding aspartate aminotransferase family protein has protein sequence MAIEVLEIDPKEALIRKTPGSKRFFEEAQQVMPGGVTANIKYFDPYPIIMGEANGSRLRDIDGNPYIDYLLCYGALMLGHGHFRITNAVLKQMMNKGTTIFGTPHELEVEMAKKLIHLYRGIEQVRYTNSGTEATLLAVRLACAYTGKDKIAKFEGHYHGGYEQVLVSVNPPLDLAGEEEEPQSIPESAGVTDYHLQHTISLPFNQLEATEKILRKNADELAAVIIEPVQGGFIPAKKEFLAGLRKITDELNIVLIFDEVKTGFRVALGGAQEHYQIKPDLTTLGKVLGGGFPIGVVGGKKEIMEISSPQGKRDALDISSANVKPSKSDVLFHSGTYNGHPSILAAGLATIEVLEETDSYQQIILATERLKNGINDVFNAYRVPGKTIGLGSIFNVVITDHPVQNYRDMVKSQIGLRKELDYELLNLGIYTKPLNRYSVSLSHTEKEIQYTIDAYDMALKRMKRRGIF, from the coding sequence ATGGCAATTGAGGTGTTGGAAATTGATCCTAAGGAGGCACTAATAAGGAAAACACCAGGATCAAAAAGGTTTTTTGAAGAAGCGCAACAGGTGATGCCTGGAGGAGTAACGGCAAACATTAAGTATTTTGATCCGTATCCAATCATCATGGGCGAAGCAAACGGCTCCAGGTTAAGAGATATTGACGGGAATCCATATATCGATTATCTGCTTTGCTATGGTGCATTAATGCTGGGACACGGCCATTTCCGAATCACCAATGCCGTTCTAAAGCAGATGATGAATAAGGGGACCACCATCTTTGGGACCCCCCATGAGCTAGAAGTGGAAATGGCCAAGAAGTTGATTCATTTATATCGGGGAATAGAACAGGTCAGATACACAAACTCCGGCACAGAAGCAACCCTGTTGGCGGTTCGATTGGCTTGTGCCTATACCGGTAAGGACAAAATCGCCAAATTTGAGGGCCACTATCATGGAGGATATGAACAGGTACTGGTTAGTGTCAATCCTCCTTTAGATCTGGCCGGAGAGGAGGAAGAACCCCAATCCATTCCTGAATCAGCAGGAGTGACCGATTATCATTTGCAGCACACCATTTCCCTTCCATTTAACCAATTGGAAGCGACCGAGAAAATATTGCGAAAAAATGCCGATGAATTGGCGGCCGTGATCATTGAACCGGTGCAAGGCGGATTCATTCCGGCAAAGAAGGAATTCCTTGCAGGTTTGCGGAAAATCACGGATGAATTAAACATTGTTCTCATCTTTGATGAGGTAAAAACTGGCTTTCGCGTGGCATTAGGAGGGGCTCAAGAACATTACCAGATCAAACCTGATCTTACTACCCTGGGTAAAGTGCTGGGCGGAGGGTTCCCCATTGGAGTCGTTGGCGGAAAAAAAGAAATCATGGAAATCAGTTCTCCCCAGGGGAAGAGAGATGCCCTTGACATTAGTTCAGCCAACGTAAAACCAAGCAAATCCGATGTTCTGTTTCACAGCGGAACCTATAATGGACATCCCTCTATATTGGCTGCCGGATTGGCAACCATAGAGGTGTTGGAAGAAACTGATTCCTACCAGCAAATTATTCTTGCTACCGAAAGATTAAAAAATGGCATCAATGATGTCTTTAATGCCTATCGGGTACCCGGGAAAACGATTGGGTTAGGAAGTATCTTTAATGTGGTTATTACCGATCATCCGGTGCAAAATTATCGAGATATGGTAAAGAGCCAAATCGGTCTTCGAAAAGAACTGGATTATGAATTGTTGAACCTGGGAATTTATACAAAACCCCTGAATCGTTACTCCGTATCCCTTTCCCATACGGAAAAAGAGATTCAATATACCATTGATGCGTACGATATGGCCTTGAAAAGAATGAAAAGGAGAGGGATTTTTTGA
- a CDS encoding MurR/RpiR family transcriptional regulator — translation MYHSDVFQRIREKTSEMSKAQQKIARYLIQHPDTSPFLTAAKLAKKAEVGEATVVRFANFLGYRGYPELQSHLQEAIKRQLSTVERLEQYLDEYDGEEKIVYEVLNNDIENLQNTIQQLDPSQFREAVKAIVEAKNIYIIAYRSAVALGTFMEFYLDLILQNTELVRQADGISEHLLGITDRDLVIGIGFARYTKRTVEVMKYSKEKGAKTMAITDNLMSPLIPHSDIVLTASSHITSIIDSFSAPLSIINGLITAVTQKEQSKVKKRLKELEDLWGTFDVFYKAK, via the coding sequence ATGTATCACTCCGATGTTTTTCAACGCATTCGCGAGAAGACTTCAGAGATGAGCAAAGCACAGCAAAAGATCGCCCGATATCTTATACAGCACCCCGATACATCCCCCTTCTTAACCGCTGCAAAACTGGCCAAGAAAGCAGAAGTAGGAGAGGCCACAGTTGTGAGGTTTGCCAATTTTCTGGGATATCGCGGATATCCGGAGCTTCAGTCCCACCTTCAGGAAGCGATAAAACGGCAGCTCTCAACGGTTGAACGTCTGGAACAATATCTTGATGAGTATGATGGAGAAGAAAAAATTGTGTATGAAGTGCTGAATAATGATATCGAAAACTTACAGAATACTATTCAGCAGTTAGACCCTTCCCAATTTAGGGAAGCGGTAAAGGCCATCGTTGAAGCCAAAAATATATATATTATTGCGTATCGAAGTGCTGTAGCATTAGGGACATTTATGGAATTTTATCTTGATCTGATTCTTCAAAACACAGAATTGGTAAGACAAGCGGATGGGATCTCAGAGCATTTGTTGGGAATCACCGATAGGGATTTGGTTATTGGTATCGGCTTTGCCCGCTACACCAAGAGAACGGTTGAAGTGATGAAATATTCCAAGGAAAAGGGGGCAAAAACCATGGCCATCACCGACAATTTGATGTCCCCCCTTATTCCCCATTCTGACATCGTATTAACTGCTTCTAGTCACATTACCTCCATTATCGATTCCTTCTCCGCTCCCCTCAGTATTATCAACGGACTCATTACAGCGGTTACGCAAAAGGAACAATCAAAGGTAAAAAAGAGGTTAAAAGAACTGGAAGACTTGTGGGGTACCTTTGATGTGTTTTATAAAGCAAAATAA
- the sufC gene encoding Fe-S cluster assembly ATPase SufC: MSTSTPNLKIENLHVSIDEKEIIKGLTLEIKGGEVHAIMGPNGTGKSTLASALMGHPKYEITSGRVTLDGEDLLEMTTDERARKGLFLAMQYPSEISGVTNADFLRSAINAKMGEGNEISLMKFIRQLDEKMAVLEMDSSMSQRYLNEGFSGGEKKRNEILQMMMLNPRIAILDEIDSGLDIDALKVVANGVNSMRKPELGVLIITHYQRLLNYIKPDFVHVMMNGKIVRSGGPELAERLEADGYDWIKEELGIEDVTVGQEA, from the coding sequence ATGTCAACCAGTACACCTAACTTAAAAATAGAGAATTTGCATGTCTCTATCGATGAGAAGGAAATTATAAAAGGGTTAACCTTAGAGATTAAGGGCGGGGAAGTTCATGCCATCATGGGACCAAACGGAACGGGGAAAAGTACTTTAGCCTCTGCCTTAATGGGGCATCCGAAATATGAAATTACCAGTGGTAGGGTAACATTGGACGGAGAAGATCTGTTGGAAATGACTACAGATGAAAGGGCCAGAAAAGGTTTGTTTCTTGCCATGCAGTATCCAAGTGAGATAAGCGGAGTCACCAATGCCGATTTTCTGCGAAGCGCCATTAATGCCAAAATGGGAGAAGGCAATGAAATTTCTTTGATGAAATTTATTCGTCAACTGGATGAAAAGATGGCTGTTTTGGAAATGGATTCTTCCATGTCTCAGCGTTATTTAAATGAAGGATTCTCCGGCGGAGAAAAAAAGAGAAATGAAATTCTGCAAATGATGATGCTAAACCCCCGGATCGCTATATTGGATGAAATTGATTCCGGGCTGGATATCGATGCCCTGAAAGTAGTAGCCAACGGTGTAAACAGCATGCGCAAACCTGAATTGGGAGTATTGATTATCACTCACTACCAACGCTTGCTTAACTATATTAAACCTGATTTTGTCCATGTGATGATGAATGGGAAAATTGTTCGTTCCGGTGGTCCTGAGCTGGCCGAGCGATTGGAAGCAGATGGATACGACTGGATTAAAGAAGAATTGGGCATAGAAGATGTAACTGTTGGGCAAGAGGCATAG
- the sufD gene encoding Fe-S cluster assembly protein SufD — translation MGLDTKAKLDREKIIQYSERTKEPFWMKERRLHAFEQFEKLPLPKLEKTKIDNWELYPSLEYQEEERVNEVTQLPKEILSYLSDEGEILPTLFLQKNHQAVYSHLSDQLKELGVIFTDLQTAMISHSELIEKKFMTEAVSTGLNQLTALHGAAWDNGVFLYVPKNVEVKVPIQGLFWVDGKGSSMLPHILIIAEQGSSLIFVENVISTSEGKGVYNGVTEVFVGANAKVTFASVHHAPKDFIDITHRKAIVENDGHMEWIIGEMNNGNTVSENVTLLKGRGSSVNTQSVMIGTRNQRGNYTSKVIHIGTHTESSILSRGVMKEESTAILNGITEIKKGAQKANGEQTENILMLSDKSRGDANPILLIDEDDVKAGHAASVGQINASQLFYFMSRGIPKEEAERLIIRGFLAPVVSNIPIEGVKNRLEQVIERKLGR, via the coding sequence ATGGGTCTGGATACAAAAGCGAAATTAGATCGGGAAAAAATCATCCAGTATTCTGAAAGGACCAAAGAACCTTTTTGGATGAAAGAGAGGCGTCTCCATGCATTCGAGCAATTTGAAAAGCTGCCGTTGCCTAAACTGGAGAAAACAAAGATAGACAATTGGGAGTTGTATCCTTCATTAGAATATCAAGAAGAAGAAAGAGTGAACGAGGTTACTCAATTGCCAAAAGAAATTCTTTCTTATTTAAGTGATGAAGGAGAAATTTTGCCCACTTTGTTTCTTCAAAAAAATCATCAAGCGGTCTATTCACATCTTTCAGATCAATTAAAAGAACTGGGTGTGATCTTTACGGATCTTCAGACAGCGATGATTTCCCATTCTGAATTAATAGAGAAAAAATTTATGACAGAAGCCGTATCTACTGGCTTAAACCAATTAACTGCCCTACATGGGGCTGCGTGGGATAACGGTGTCTTCTTGTATGTTCCGAAAAACGTGGAAGTGAAGGTTCCCATTCAAGGGCTTTTTTGGGTGGATGGGAAGGGGAGCAGCATGCTACCTCACATTTTAATTATAGCTGAACAGGGGAGCTCCCTCATTTTCGTAGAAAATGTAATCTCCACTTCTGAAGGTAAAGGTGTTTATAATGGAGTGACAGAGGTTTTTGTAGGTGCCAATGCCAAAGTTACCTTTGCATCTGTCCATCATGCTCCCAAAGATTTTATTGATATTACCCATCGAAAAGCCATTGTTGAGAATGATGGTCACATGGAGTGGATCATTGGTGAAATGAACAATGGGAACACCGTTTCCGAAAATGTGACACTGTTAAAAGGAAGGGGTTCATCGGTAAATACCCAATCTGTCATGATCGGAACAAGAAATCAAAGGGGAAACTATACCTCTAAAGTGATTCATATTGGAACCCATACAGAAAGCAGCATTCTTTCCCGGGGAGTCATGAAAGAGGAATCTACTGCCATTCTAAACGGGATCACCGAAATAAAAAAAGGTGCGCAGAAAGCCAATGGGGAACAGACGGAAAACATCCTGATGCTCAGCGATAAATCTCGGGGTGATGCCAATCCCATTTTGCTTATTGACGAAGATGATGTCAAAGCAGGTCATGCAGCCAGTGTGGGACAGATTAATGCTTCTCAGCTGTTTTATTTTATGTCAAGAGGAATACCGAAGGAAGAGGCGGAACGCCTAATCATTCGTGGATTCTTGGCCCCTGTAGTCTCCAATATCCCCATCGAAGGGGTAAAAAATAGATTAGAACAGGTTATTGAAAGGAAATTAGGAAGATGA